A portion of the Ferrimonas lipolytica genome contains these proteins:
- a CDS encoding AAA family ATPase encodes MTVDSPLQQLKSQLDHAVIGQQHLSEALLIALLSNGNLLLEGMPGTAKTRAIKSLADAMKVDFGRIQFTPDLLPSDVTGTEVYSQLDGVPKLQFQPGPIFNNLILADEINRAPAKVQAALLEAMEERQVTIAGHSHALPALFMVLATQNPIEQEGTYPLPEAQMDRFLMKVIVDYPNDETEAQIIELVRAEEAQTEQAPLHFDSNWLNVARQQVQSIHVSKAIVDYIVALVMLTRKPERAADSELSRWIVAGASPRASLAIDKSARAMAYLQGRSFVDPDDVKAVVHRVLRHRLILSYEAQANGISADDVIDEIIRNTALA; translated from the coding sequence ATGACCGTCGATTCACCACTACAACAGCTTAAAAGCCAGCTTGATCACGCTGTGATTGGACAACAGCATCTGTCCGAAGCACTTCTTATCGCGTTACTTTCCAACGGTAACCTGCTACTCGAAGGGATGCCGGGCACCGCCAAGACCCGCGCCATTAAATCCTTAGCCGATGCGATGAAGGTCGATTTCGGCCGCATTCAGTTTACCCCTGATTTACTCCCTTCCGACGTCACCGGCACCGAGGTGTATTCGCAGCTAGACGGCGTACCTAAACTGCAGTTCCAACCGGGGCCAATATTTAACAATCTTATTCTCGCCGACGAGATCAATCGCGCCCCAGCCAAAGTGCAGGCGGCGTTGCTTGAAGCGATGGAGGAGCGGCAGGTAACCATTGCCGGCCATAGCCACGCCCTACCCGCACTGTTTATGGTACTGGCAACACAAAACCCAATTGAACAGGAAGGAACCTATCCGCTACCCGAAGCGCAGATGGACCGATTCTTAATGAAGGTAATCGTTGATTACCCAAACGATGAAACCGAAGCGCAAATCATCGAACTAGTACGAGCCGAAGAAGCGCAAACAGAACAAGCGCCGCTGCATTTCGATTCAAACTGGCTTAACGTGGCCCGCCAGCAGGTGCAATCGATTCACGTCAGTAAAGCAATTGTCGATTACATCGTTGCTTTAGTCATGCTCACTCGTAAACCTGAACGGGCGGCAGATAGCGAGCTATCCCGTTGGATTGTTGCTGGGGCAAGTCCACGCGCTAGCTTAGCTATTGATAAATCGGCCCGAGCGATGGCCTATCTCCAAGGGCGCAGCTTTGTCGATCCCGATGACGTTAAAGCAGTTGTCCATCGAGTACTGCGCCATCGGCTCATTCTAAGCTACGAAGCACAGGCAAACGGCATCAGCGCCGACGATGTGATTGATGAAATTATCCGCAACACCGCATTGGCATAA
- the metG gene encoding methionine--tRNA ligase — MAVENRKILVTSALPYANGSIHLGHMLEHIQTDIWARFQKLRGNQCIAVCADDTHGTPIMLKAQKLGMTPEEMIAKVSEEHQADFADFLVNYDNYHSTHSEENRKWSSEIYNRLNDSGYIKTRVIEQLFDPEKQMFLPDRFVTGTCPKCKAEDQNGDNCEVCGATYSPVELINPKSVVSGATPVMKDSEHYFFDLPQFKQVLQEWTTSGALQSEMANKLNEWFESGLQQWDISRDAPYFGFEIPGTDGKKFFYVWLDAPIGYMGSFDNLCQKRDDLDFNEYWNKDSKTELYHFIGKDIIYFHSLFWPAMLHGANLRKPTNVFAHGYVTVNGAKMSKSRGTFIKARTYLDHLHPEYLRYYYAAKLNDRIDDIDLNLEDFAQRVNSDMVGKLVNIASRTAGFIAKRFDGKLADGIENPELLAEFQNAQTSIAALFEGREYGKAIREVMALADKANAYIADMAPWSMAKQEGMEQKTHEVCSMGIHLFRILMTYLKPVLPQMAANVEAFLNAELRWDNINDTLTGHEINKFKALIQRIEPAKIEAIIEATKADLAAEQAAEPQAEADVSTGANDELAKDPIADTIDFDTFAKTDLRIARIAKAEHVDGAKKLIKMTLDLGGETRQVFSGIKSAYKPEDLEGRLTIMVANLAPRKMKFGMSEGMVLAAGPGGEDIYLLSPDDGAIPGQRVM, encoded by the coding sequence ATGGCAGTCGAGAACAGAAAAATTCTGGTGACCAGTGCGTTACCTTACGCCAATGGTTCAATCCACTTAGGCCACATGCTTGAGCACATTCAAACCGACATCTGGGCACGGTTCCAAAAACTACGTGGTAACCAGTGTATTGCGGTATGTGCTGATGACACCCACGGTACGCCAATTATGCTTAAGGCGCAGAAGTTGGGCATGACTCCTGAGGAGATGATCGCCAAGGTTTCTGAAGAACATCAAGCCGACTTTGCCGATTTCTTGGTTAACTACGACAACTACCACTCTACCCACTCGGAAGAGAACCGTAAGTGGTCGTCTGAGATCTACAACCGCTTAAATGACAGCGGCTACATCAAGACCCGCGTCATCGAGCAGCTGTTTGATCCAGAAAAACAGATGTTTTTGCCTGACCGTTTCGTAACTGGTACCTGCCCTAAGTGTAAGGCTGAAGACCAAAACGGCGACAACTGTGAAGTGTGTGGTGCAACCTACAGCCCGGTTGAGTTAATCAATCCGAAGTCTGTAGTGTCCGGCGCAACCCCAGTAATGAAAGACTCTGAGCATTACTTCTTTGACCTGCCCCAGTTCAAACAGGTGCTGCAAGAGTGGACCACCTCTGGTGCATTACAGTCAGAAATGGCCAACAAGCTGAATGAATGGTTTGAGTCTGGCCTGCAGCAATGGGATATCTCCCGTGATGCACCATACTTTGGGTTTGAGATTCCAGGCACCGACGGCAAGAAGTTTTTCTACGTTTGGCTAGACGCGCCAATTGGCTACATGGGTTCATTCGACAACTTATGCCAAAAGCGTGACGACTTGGACTTCAACGAGTATTGGAACAAAGACTCGAAGACTGAGCTTTACCACTTCATCGGTAAAGACATCATCTACTTCCACAGCCTGTTCTGGCCTGCAATGTTGCACGGCGCCAACCTGCGTAAACCAACCAACGTGTTTGCTCACGGCTACGTAACCGTTAACGGCGCTAAGATGTCTAAGTCTCGCGGTACCTTTATTAAGGCACGTACCTACTTAGATCACCTGCACCCTGAATACCTGCGTTACTACTACGCCGCCAAGCTTAACGACCGCATCGATGACATCGATCTTAACCTTGAAGATTTCGCCCAGCGCGTTAACTCTGACATGGTCGGCAAACTGGTAAACATTGCTTCCCGTACTGCCGGTTTCATCGCTAAGCGTTTCGACGGAAAGTTGGCTGACGGTATTGAGAATCCTGAGCTATTGGCGGAGTTCCAAAACGCCCAAACCAGTATTGCAGCCCTGTTTGAAGGTCGCGAGTACGGCAAAGCGATTCGCGAAGTGATGGCGCTGGCTGATAAAGCTAACGCCTACATTGCCGATATGGCACCGTGGTCAATGGCTAAACAAGAAGGCATGGAGCAGAAGACCCACGAAGTCTGCTCGATGGGTATCCACCTGTTCCGTATCTTGATGACTTACCTCAAGCCAGTACTGCCACAGATGGCTGCAAACGTTGAAGCCTTCCTTAATGCTGAACTGCGTTGGGATAACATCAACGACACTTTAACCGGTCATGAAATCAATAAGTTTAAAGCGCTTATTCAACGTATCGAACCGGCTAAGATCGAAGCGATCATCGAAGCGACCAAAGCAGATTTGGCCGCTGAGCAGGCTGCTGAGCCACAGGCTGAAGCCGACGTATCAACTGGTGCCAACGATGAGCTTGCCAAGGATCCAATCGCTGACACCATCGATTTTGACACCTTCGCAAAGACCGATCTACGTATCGCTCGCATCGCTAAAGCAGAGCACGTTGATGGTGCTAAAAAGCTGATTAAGATGACGTTGGATCTGGGCGGCGAAACCCGCCAAGTATTCTCCGGGATTAAATCGGCATACAAGCCTGAAGATCTCGAAGGCCGACTCACCATCATGGTAGCCAACCTTGCCCCTCGTAAGATGAAGTTTGGTATGTCCGAAGGGATGGTACTGGCTGCTGGCCCGGGTGGTGAAGATATCTACCTACTGAGCCCTGACGATGGCGCTATTCCAGGCCAACGCGTGATGTAA
- the apbC gene encoding iron-sulfur cluster carrier protein ApbC yields the protein MTAFVINNSLPEPLSTVVLEQLKTFNEPLLNKNLIDAEILRGLAIDGRCLQVGLVMPYPGQSQYRDLVMALTNHLAVIEGIDEVECEIGLNVAAVNSGNAKAHPKIRNVIAVGSGKGGVGKSTTAVNFALALAAEGARVGMLDADIYGPSIPTMLGCIDFKPTSQDGKTMEPAYVHNMAVMSMGFLATDDNASAWRGPMAAGAMEQLMNETNWPELDYLVIDMPPGTGDIQLTLSQKFPVSGAVIVTTPQEIATLDARKGITMFNKVNVPVLGIVENMSYHTCENCGSKEHPFGQGGGLATANRYNVPLLGELPLNVTVREHLDNGTPTVVAEPESAISNEYQTIARNVAASLILLSQPDDLSIEITNE from the coding sequence GTGACCGCTTTCGTAATCAATAATTCCCTTCCAGAACCGCTATCTACAGTAGTTTTGGAGCAGCTTAAAACCTTCAACGAACCGTTACTGAATAAAAACCTGATTGACGCTGAAATCCTTCGTGGTCTTGCCATTGATGGTCGTTGTCTGCAGGTCGGTTTAGTAATGCCATACCCAGGGCAATCGCAGTATCGCGACCTCGTAATGGCACTAACCAATCACTTGGCGGTTATTGAGGGCATTGATGAGGTTGAGTGTGAAATTGGCTTAAACGTAGCAGCGGTCAATTCCGGTAACGCCAAGGCACATCCAAAGATCCGTAATGTTATTGCGGTTGGCTCGGGTAAAGGCGGGGTTGGTAAATCCACTACGGCGGTAAATTTTGCTCTTGCACTTGCGGCTGAAGGTGCCCGTGTCGGGATGTTGGACGCCGATATTTACGGCCCGTCAATTCCGACTATGCTAGGTTGTATTGATTTCAAGCCAACCAGTCAAGATGGTAAAACCATGGAGCCTGCCTACGTCCACAACATGGCAGTGATGTCGATGGGCTTCCTAGCTACCGACGACAACGCTTCGGCATGGCGCGGGCCAATGGCGGCTGGGGCGATGGAACAGTTGATGAATGAAACCAACTGGCCTGAACTGGATTATCTGGTGATCGATATGCCACCAGGCACCGGTGATATTCAGCTAACGCTGTCGCAAAAGTTCCCGGTTTCAGGGGCTGTGATTGTGACTACTCCACAAGAGATTGCCACCTTGGATGCCCGTAAAGGGATCACCATGTTCAACAAAGTAAATGTGCCAGTATTAGGTATTGTTGAAAACATGAGCTACCACACTTGTGAAAACTGTGGTTCGAAAGAGCATCCGTTTGGGCAAGGCGGTGGACTGGCTACCGCAAATCGGTACAATGTGCCGCTTTTAGGGGAATTGCCTCTAAATGTGACGGTTAGAGAGCATCTGGACAACGGTACCCCAACGGTTGTCGCTGAGCCTGAAAGTGCGATTAGTAATGAATACCAAACCATTGCCCGCAACGTCGCCGCTTCACTGATTTTGCTCTCACAGCCAGACGACTTGAGTATCGAAATCACCAATGAATAA
- the udk gene encoding uridine kinase — protein sequence MSSQQQCVIIGIAGASASGKSLIARTIYEELTRDLGTDQIEVINEDAYYKDQSHLTMEERVKTNYDHPNALDHDLLAHHLQLLKSGAAVEVPTYSYVEHTRMSKTNTVTPKKVIILEGILLLTNHALRQQMHASVFMDTPLDICFIRRLTRDVEERGRSMESVIGQYQSTVRPMFLQFIDPSKQHADIIVPRGGKNRIAIDILKAKIRQLVNG from the coding sequence ATGAGCTCCCAACAGCAATGCGTCATCATCGGTATCGCCGGAGCTTCGGCTTCTGGTAAAAGCTTAATTGCTCGTACCATCTATGAAGAACTGACGCGGGATCTAGGTACTGATCAAATTGAAGTGATCAATGAAGACGCCTATTACAAAGATCAATCTCACCTGACCATGGAAGAACGGGTAAAGACGAACTATGACCACCCCAATGCACTTGATCATGATTTGCTGGCACACCACCTGCAATTGCTTAAGTCTGGCGCGGCGGTTGAAGTGCCGACCTACAGCTATGTAGAACACACCAGAATGAGCAAAACCAACACGGTTACGCCGAAAAAGGTGATCATTTTGGAAGGGATTTTGTTGTTAACCAATCATGCGTTGCGTCAACAGATGCACGCGTCGGTATTTATGGATACGCCGCTGGATATCTGCTTTATCCGCCGTCTTACCCGCGACGTGGAAGAGCGAGGCCGTTCGATGGAGTCGGTTATTGGTCAGTACCAGAGTACGGTGCGACCGATGTTCCTGCAGTTTATCGATCCGTCCAAACAACACGCGGACATCATCGTTCCTCGTGGTGGTAAGAACCGGATCGCTATCGACATTTTGAAGGCTAAGATCCGCCAGCTGGTAAACGGTTAA
- the dcd gene encoding dCTP deaminase, giving the protein MRLTDVEIEQHLDDGLIVVEPRPTADKISGVSLDVSLGNKFRVFKDHTASHIDLSGPREMVQAQLNNVMSDELVIADDQQFFLHPGELALGITLEAVTLPANIVGWLDGRSSLARLGLMVHVTAHRIDPGWSGNIVLEFFNSGKLPLALSPRMAIGALNFEKLSRDCAKPYNSRSDAKYRGQSGAVASRISQDD; this is encoded by the coding sequence ATGCGCTTAACGGATGTAGAGATTGAACAACACTTAGACGATGGTTTGATTGTGGTAGAACCACGACCAACCGCCGACAAAATCAGTGGGGTTAGTCTTGATGTGTCACTTGGTAATAAATTCCGAGTGTTTAAGGATCATACCGCATCACACATCGATCTTTCTGGGCCACGAGAGATGGTACAGGCGCAGCTAAACAACGTAATGAGTGACGAGCTGGTGATCGCTGATGATCAGCAGTTTTTCCTGCATCCCGGTGAACTGGCGCTTGGTATTACTCTTGAAGCGGTTACCTTACCAGCTAACATTGTTGGCTGGCTGGATGGTCGTTCATCGTTAGCGCGTCTTGGCTTGATGGTACACGTTACCGCTCACCGCATTGATCCAGGTTGGTCTGGCAACATCGTGCTGGAGTTCTTCAATAGTGGCAAATTGCCGCTGGCATTAAGCCCGCGAATGGCAATTGGCGCGCTTAACTTTGAAAAACTCAGCCGCGATTGCGCTAAACCGTACAATTCGCGTTCCGATGCGAAGTATCGTGGTCAAAGTGGTGCGGTTGCGAGCCGGATCAGTCAGGACGACTAA